In Piliocolobus tephrosceles isolate RC106 chromosome 10, ASM277652v3, whole genome shotgun sequence, a single window of DNA contains:
- the KERA gene encoding keratocan, with protein MAGTICFILWVLFITDTVWTRSVRQVYEVHDSDDWTTHDFECPVECFCPPSFPTALYCENRGLKEIPAIPSRIWYLYLQNNLIETIPEKPFENATQLRWINLNKNKITNYGIEKGALSQLKKLLFLFLEDNELEEVPSPLPRSLEQLQLARNKVSRIPQGTFSNLENLTLLDLQNNKLVDNAFQRDTFKGLKNLMQLNMAKNALRNMPPRLPANTMQLFLDNNSIEGIPENYFNVIPKVAFLRLNHNKLSDEGLPSRGFDVSSILDLQLSHNQLTKVPRISAHLQHLHLDHNKIKSVNVSVICPSPSTLPAERDSFSYGPHLRYLRLDGNEIKPPVPMALMTCFRLLQAVII; from the exons ATGGCAGGCACAATCTGTTTCATCTTGTGGGTGTTATTCATAACAGACACTGTGTGGACTAGAAGTGTGAGGCAGGTCTATGAAGTACACGATTCAGATGATTGGACTACTCATGACTTCGAGTGTCCCGTGGAATGTTTCTGCCCACCCAGTTTTCCTACTGCTTTATATTGTGAAAATAGAGGCCTCAAAGAAATTCCTGCTATTCCTTCAAGAATTTGGTATCTTTATCTCCAAAACAACCTGATAGAAACCATTCCTGAAAAGCCATTTGAGAATGCCACCCAGTTAAGATGGATAAATctaaacaagaacaaaataaccAACTATGGAATTGAAAAAGGAGCCCTAAGCCAGCTGAAGAAgttgcttttcttatttctggAAGATAATGAGCTAGAGGAGGTACCTTCTCCATTGCCAAGAAGTTTAGAACAATTACAATTAGCTAGAAATAAGGTGTCCAGAATTCCTCAAGGGACCTTTAGCAATCTGGAGAACCTGACCCTTCTTGACCTGCAGAACAATAAATTAGTGGACAATGCCTTTCAAAGAGACACTTTTAAAGGACTCAAGAACCTCATGCAGCTAAACATGGCCAAGAATGCCCTGAGGAATATGCCTCCAAGATTACCGGCCAATACAATGCAATTGTTTTTAGACAACAATTCCATTGAAGGAAtaccagaaaattattttaatgtgattCCTAAAGTGGCCTTTTTGAGACTAAATCACAACAAATTATCAGATGAGGGTCTCCCATCGAGAGGATTTGATGTATCATCAATTCTAGATCTTCAACTGTCACACAATCAACTCACAAAGGTTCCCCGAATCAGTGCTCATCTTCAGCACCTTCACCTTGatcataacaaaattaaaa GTGTGAATGTCTCTGTAATATGTCCCAGCCCATCCACACTGCCTGCAGAACGAGATTCCTTCAGTTATGGACCTCATCTTCGCTACCTCCGTCTGGATGGAAATGAAATCAAACCACCAGTCCCAATGGCTTTAATGACCTGCTTCAGACTTCTGCAGGCTGTCATTATTTAA